The following proteins are encoded in a genomic region of Methanomicrobia archaeon:
- a CDS encoding 30S ribosomal protein S10, whose translation MNQKARIKLSSTDHKKLDDICQQVKRIVETTGVRMSGPIPLPTKKLVVPCRKSPDGEGSPTWDHWEMRIHKRLIDLEADERALRQLMRVPIPKDVHIEIVLKG comes from the coding sequence ATGAACCAAAAAGCACGGATAAAGCTTTCGAGTACGGATCATAAGAAATTGGATGACATCTGTCAACAGGTGAAGCGGATAGTCGAGACGACAGGAGTGAGAATGTCAGGACCCATACCTCTCCCGACAAAGAAACTCGTTGTGCCATGCAGGAAGAGCCCTGATGGCGAGGGCTCTCCCACCTGGGACCATTGGGAAATGCGCATACATAAACGGTTGATCGATCTGGAAGCGGATGAACGGGCACTGCGACAACTGATGCGCGTACCCATTCCCAAGGATGTGCACATAGAAATTGTGCTGAAGGGGTAG